The proteins below are encoded in one region of Opisthocomus hoazin isolate bOpiHoa1 chromosome 26, bOpiHoa1.hap1, whole genome shotgun sequence:
- the PLEKHM1 gene encoding pleckstrin homology domain-containing family M member 1 yields the protein MHSSHADDPKESIQLIKKQLVNAIKALQKQYVTSDAIVTSDDGNANTLCSALEAVFVHGLKAKHIKTESGGKGKKAGGRGPLPQPVFWGLLKSITHRNIVSELEQLIFINTDVGRCRAWLRLALNDGLMECYLKLLLRDRSRLPEYYQATALLLDAEECEFLLSYLQGLTSLTFELSYKSAVLNEWTITPLSLSGLCPVSELLEPLTSSTSEPRRKESLGSISQSSGSDEIEIQPSVLPISKASSKIKLMSSSLSLNTTSSSQLSSSLGSDSILPAHCARSPERSEEPLSCDSDLGTATAEDLDRSLQEVLSEFSKAKPSLEAAVGGLVPSVQGCSPRPSASPPAPPAPPAPSRQARRQPPRNANGPRSARTGDAVTTGDGDGDAAPQAGGTAGISAPRRGGPSGGEPGRRDTVSSSESSQAVRSPTAEYLLSPLLGCPKRKSWISEDDFYRPSPADGSESTADINGFGPEEAGEGLAPGLISALDLERLSVPSSESGKPKMSPEREQKGFSVVHRRQMGLSNPFRGLLKLGSLERRGAMGIWKEFSCELSPLELRLFLDHEDRICVESYSLLRCESLALTHSDGRFELVFLGKKLYLRAPSRDEAEDWLDRIREALQKCRPQLEEEEWETLECAEDGGEGQPVQSDSAALLQYSDVPGNSLDWTSAHEPELDAIKEAVLYMDVDKTWVPFIFSLSLETLKCFKVRSNDKILSNSYGIETIQDILPDTSLGGPAFFKVITSKAVLKLQAENAAEAASWRELVRGVLMSYLESAEEALTLGGTLDGHSQVVLKNIVKENGFLLQYLVAIPMEKGLDLQSFICAGCSRQIGFSFAKPKLCAFSGLYYCDSCHRDEETVIPSRLIHNWDLTKRGVCRQALKFLTQIRNQPLIDLKLVNESLYDHVERMRRIHRSREQLKLLGDYLIMCRSGALKELSKRLDHRHYLLECPHKYSVADLRQIADGVFETFLQSLLQFASHHVYSCDLCTQRGFICQICNSSDIIFPFEFDTTTRCSECKTVFHRDCQAGAKSCPRCERRRRYRRKLEAEASAEPSL from the exons ATGCATTCGAGCCACGCCGATGACCCCAAGGAATCCATACAG CTGATCAAGAAGCAGCTGGTGAATGCCATCAAGGCGTTGCAGAAGCAGTACGTGACCTCGGATGCCATTGTCACCAGTGACGATGGGAACGCGAACACCCTCTGCAGCGCCCTGGAAGCCGTCTTCGTGCACGGGCTGAAGGCGAAGCATATAAAGACAGAGAGTGGGGGCAAAGGGAAGAAAGCAGGGGGTCGGGGACCGCTTCCCCAGCCGGTCTTCTGGGGTCTGCTGAAGAGCATTACCCATCG aAATATTGTCTCAGAACTGGAACAGCTCATTTTCATCAATACAGACGTCGGCCGCTGCCGAGCCTGGCTGAGGCTGGCTTTGAACGATGGCCTCATGGAGTGTTACTTGAAGCTGCTGCTGCGGGACAGGTCCCGACTGCCCGAGTACTACCAGGCGACTGCTCTGCTCTTAGATGCCGAGGAGTGCGAGTTTCTCCTTAGCTACTTGCAGGGCTTAACGTCTTTAACCTTCGAGCTCTCCTATAAATCGGCGGTTTTGAACGAGTGGACCATCACCCCTCTGTCCCTGTCGGGTCTGTGCCCTGTGTCGGAGCTGCTGGAGCCCCTTACGTCCTCGACATCCGAACCCCGCAGAAAAGAATCGCTGGGTTCGATCTCCCAATCGTCGGGGTCGGACGAGATCGAGATCCAACCCTCCGTCCTACCCATCAGCAAAGCCAGCAGCAAAATCAAGCTCATGTCGTCGTCGTTGAGCCTGAACACCACGAGCTCGTCCCagctctcctccagcctgggctccGACAGCATCCTCCCGGCTCACTGCGCCCGCAGCCCCGAGCGGAGCGAGGAGCCGCTCTCCTGCGACTCTGACCTGGGGACGGCCACCGCCGAGGACCTCGACAGGTCTCTGCAAGA GGTGTTGTCCGAGTTCAGCAAAGCCAAGCCGAGCCTGGAAGCCGCGGTGGGAGGGCTGGTCCCCAgcgtgcagggctgctccccacggCCGTCTGCCAGCCCCCCGGCACCGCCAGCCCCCCCGGCGCCGTCCCGCCAAGCtcgccggcagccgccccgcaaCGCCAACGGTCCACGCTCTGCTCGCACGGGCGACGCCGTCACCACTGGCGATGGGGATGGAGATGCCGCACCGCAAGCCGGCGGCACGGCTGGCATTTCAGCCCCGCGGCGTGGTGGTCCGAGCGGAGGAGAGCCAGGCAGAAGGGACACAGTCAGCAGCAGCGAGTCAAGTCAGGCTGTCCGCAGCCCGACGGCCGAATACCTCCTTTCCCCGCTGCTGGGTTGTCCG aaaagaaagagctgGATCTCAGAAGATGATTTCTACAGGCCTTCTCCGGCAGACGGCAGCGAAAGCACGGCCGACATCAACGGCTTTGGGCCGGAGGAGGCTGGCGAGGGTCTGGCCCCAGGGCTCATCAGCGCTCTGGACCTGGAAAGGCTGTCGGTGCCGTCCTCGGAGAGCGGGAAGCCCAAAATGTCACCCGAACGTGAGCAAAAGGGCTTCAGCGTTGTGCATCGCAGGCAGATGG GTCTTTCCAACCCTTTCCGAGGGCTCCTGAAGCTGGGCAGCCTGGAGCGGAGAGGAGCCATGGGGATATGGAAGGAGTTTTCCTGCGAGCTGTCGCCGCTGGAGCTCCGGCTCTTCCTGGACCACGAGGACCGCATCTGCGTCGAGAGCTATTCCCTGTTGCGGTGCGAGTCGCTGGCACTGACGCACTCGGACGGCCGTTTCGAGCTggttttcctggggaaaaaactCTACCTCCGAGCTCCCTCTCGAGACGAGGCCGAGGACTGGTTGGACAGGATCCGTGAGGCGCTGCAGAAGTGCCGGCcccagctggaggaagaggagtggGAGACGCTGGAGTGTGCAGAAGATGGTGGTGAAGGCCAGCCTGTCCAGAGCGACTCCGCTGCTCTGCTCCAGTACAGCGACGTGCCTGGGAACAGCTTGGACTGGACTTCAGCTCACGAACCGGAGCTGGATGCAATAAAAGAGGCTGTTCTGTACATGGACGTAGACAAAACCTGGGTgccctttattttttccctgtctctAGAAACTTTGAAGTGCTTTAAAGTTAGAAGCAACGATAAAATTTTAAGCAACAGTTACGGTATAGAGACAATCCAGGACATCCTTCCGGACACGAGCCTTGGAGGACCCGCGTTCTTCAAGGTGATCACCTCCAAAGCTGTCCTGAAGCTGCAGGCTGAGAACGCGGCTGAAGCGGCCTCGTGGCGGGAGCTGGTCCGAGGGGTGCTCATGTCCTACCTGGAGAGCGCAGAGGAGGCGCTGACGCTGGGTGGCACCTTGGACGGGCACTCCCAGGTCGTCCTGAAGAACATTGTGAAGGAGAACGGCTTCTTGTTGCAATACCTGGTGGCCATCCCCATGGAGAAGGGCTTGGACTTGCAGAGCTTCATCTGTGCAG GCTGCTCCAGGCAGATCGGCTTCTCCTTTGCAAAGCCCAAGCTCTGCGCCTTCTCCGGTCTCTACTACTGCGACAGCTGCCACCGGGACGAGGAAACGGTGATTCCCTCGCGCCTCATCCACAACTGGGATCTGACGAAACGAGGG GTTTGCCGGCAGGCTTTGAAGTTCCTCACCCAGATCCGTAACCAGCCACTGATTGACCTGAAGCTGGTCAACGAGAGCCTGTACGACCATGTGGAGAGGATGAGACGGATCCATCGGAGCAGGGAACAGTTAAAGCTGCTGGGAGATTATCTCATCATGTGCCGCAGCGGGGCCCTGAAGGAGCTGAGCAAGCG GCTTGATCACAGGCACTACCTCTTGGAGTGTCCCCATAAATACAGCGTCGCTGATCTCAGGCAG
- the LOC142364257 gene encoding uncharacterized protein LOC142364257 encodes MLFNRFFIQLIEKWESAGRSHRSDLRSLLKREEHGLFNLTKKLRKGVIQRLITGELFNREGEASSGTGAVFILCSICCWRGGPKPQEIPPENPVSSRRAAGGAVNVHLSHCRLLQANDLRAVWRRSLEGLLLLKHLDLSCNKIPSIEEHAFEPLPFLQLINLGGNLITQIRDGTFQAWHGMQFLQKLILSHNPLSVIADTSFFKLPSVKYLDLGATQVAQQTLLTLLLTTARLETLTLPTDLACCFCQEKHTSETLCRTTKFHCENVCPASAPQCARTDPLAETQRGITEAVKSRKLNASTVLNLKPKEPSLRDHETATPEVVLSLTGTDSDLGDPNDHSSRTNSYSPQHLSGQEGKPSKVLMLMLHSIQHMGWTSDNEVRKLYFLAKALVAKLKNKLHKAKSIVTMKNTISPLPAPTTQKDEVHEIPAGEGDTSTGWVQKQHGLGLNQAALNPWETAGRLNLTDNVSLFRHHKISAPPSEHSASHSPAEAPHSSASFKNQNHSDAAEPMKETHGMESVQDVEDAGEAPSPRQDYVWAYKKHQQGDSPYLNESYRLVYQTSGSVSPEEEPTPTEGKAEQRPRTHQRFFYNLLVSNSLPSASSILEDTAEEGDSSLDGRLPAVPRSAGTPWKQQKEGSSVLNKPGSSHSPDAAPV; translated from the exons ATGCTTTTTAACAGGTTTTTCATTCAA CTGATTGAAAAATGGGAGAGCGCAGGCAGGAGCCACAGGAGTGATCTGAGATCCCTCTTGAAACGAGAGGAGCATGGCCTCttcaatttaacaaaaaaattgagGAAAGGGGTGATTCAACGCCTGATCACCGGTGAGCTTTTTAACCGGGAAGGCGAAG CGAGCTCTGGGACGGgggctgtatttattttatgttctATCTGCTGCTGGCGGGGAGGCCCGAAACCACAGGAGATTCCCCCTGAAAACCCCGTTTCCTCCCGGAGAGCAGCTGGCGGAGCGGTGAACGTCCATTTGTCTCATTGCAGGCTCCTGCAGGCCAACGATCTGCGGGCAGTGTGGAGGCGTTCGCTGGAGGGGCTGCTCCTGCTGAAGCACCt GGATTTATCTTGCAACAAAATCCCGTCGATCGAGGAACATGCTTTTGAGCCACTTCCCTTTTTGCAGCTTAT aaaCCTTGGTGGGAATCTCATCACGCAGATCCGTGACGGCACTTTCCAGGCGTGGCACGGGATGCAGTTCTTACAGAAGCT gatcCTGAGCCATAACCCCCTGTCCGTTATTGCTGACACATCGTTCTTCAAGCTGCCTTCAGTCAAATATCT AGACCTGGGTGCGACACAAGTGGCTCAGCAGACATTGCTCACGCTCCTCCTGACAACAGCGCGCTTGGAAACGCT CACACTGCCCACCGATCtggcctgctgcttctgccaggaGAAACACACCAGCGAAACCCTGTGCAGGACCACCAAGTTCCACTGCGAGAACGTGTGCCCCGCCAGCGCTCCCCAGTGCG CTCGCACAGATCCTCTGGCAGAGACACAAAGAGGAATAACGGAAGCGGTAAAATCCAGAAAGCTGAACGCCAGCACGGTGTTGAACCTGAAGCCCAAGGAGCCTTCGCTCAGAGACCATGAAACCGCAACGCCTGAAGTTGTCCTGAGCCTGACCGGCACTGACAGTGATCTCGGTGACCCGAATGACCACAGTTCCAGAACAAATTCATATTCCCCTCAGCACCTATCCGGGCAGGAGGGCAAACCCAGTAAGGTGCTGATGCTGATGCTGCACAGCATTCAGCACATGGGCTGGACCAGTGACAATGAGGTAAGGAAACTCTATTTTCTAGCAAAGGCACTAGTAGCCAAGCTCAAGAATAAGCTGCACAAGGCTAAAAGCATCGTGACTATGAAAAACACCATCTcacccctgccagcacccaccacaCAGAAGGACGAGGTGCACGAGATCCCAGCAGGGGAGGGagacacaagcacaggctgggtgcAAAAGCAGCATGGCTTAGGTTTGAACCAGGCAGCGTTAAACCCCTGGGAGACAGCTGGCAGGTTAAACCTCACTGACAACGTCTCCCTCTTCAGACATCACAAAATATCGGCACCTCCTTCAGAACATTCAGCTTCACACTCCCCAGCAGAGGCTCCTCATTCGTCTGCGTCTTTTAAGAATCAAAATCATTCTGATGCGGCGGAGCCGATGAAGGAAACTCATGGGATGGAGAGTGTGCAAGATGTAGAAGATGCAGGGGAAGCACCATCTCCAAGGCAGGACTATGTCTGGGCTTACAAAAAGCACCAGCAGGGGGACAGCCCATATCTGAATGAAAGTTATCGGCTTGTCTACCAGACGTCTGGCAGTGTGAGTCCAGAGGAAGAGCCCACACCAACAGAAGGTAAAGCAGAGCAGAGACCACGCACACACCAGCGGTTTTTCTATAACCTGTTGGTTAGCAACAGCCTCCCCTCTGCAAGCAGCATACTAGAGGACACGGCTGAAGAAGGGGATTCCTCTCTAGATGGGCGTTTACCAGCCGTCCCTCGAAGCGCAGGAACACCCTGGAAGCAACAAAAAGAAGGATCCAGTGTCCTCAATAAACCAGGTAGCTCCCACAGCCCAGATGCTGCACCGGTTTGA